The genomic stretch ttctctcctcttttctctcatcTTCACTGTCAATACATAACCCACGCCACCATCATCTCCAGTCTGGACCACTGCAACAGATTCCTGCCTGCTCTACTTCTGGCCATTATTGTCCTCTGTGTCATTCCCCACAGTTCAGCTTCAGTGACATTTCACAAtacaaaactgattttaaaaattcttcttgtCCCAACAATCCAATGGCTCTCTGCTGCTCTTAGTGTAAGATCCCAATCCTTAGCATGACCTGGGGGTACTGCAGGGTATGGCTTTCAGCCTCCAGTCTCCTCTCAGACCCACCTCTCTAGCACTCTGGCCACCATTGGCTTCCAATGCACTGTGTTCCCCCTAGAAACAGACTTTTGTACGTGCTATTCCCTCTACCCggaaagtctttctttttctttttctttctttctctttctttttctttctttctttctttctttctttctttctttctttctttctttctttctctttctttctttctctttctttctctttttctttctttctttctttctttctttctttctttctttctctttctcttccttccttccttccttccctctacccggaaagtctttctttttctttttctttctctttctttctttttctttctttttctttctctttctttctttctttctcttccttccttccttccttccttccttccttccttccttcctttttctttctttcttaagtttatttacttattttgagaagagcaagagagagaacaagcagggcagaggcagacagagaggaaacgaaagagcatctcaagcaggctttgcaccgacagcatggagctggatgtggggctcgatctcatcaaccgtgagactatgacctgagctgaaatcaagagttagacacttaacccactgagccactcaggcgctcctctCCTCTTtcaactttattcctttttcagatCTCATTCAAAAGGTACTTCCTCAAGGATGACTTCCCTCGAACTTCCAGACTAGCTTAGGCCCCCTGTTAAATGTCCTCATGGCACCTCTTCTTCACATTACTTACTGAAATTGTAATTGGTTAGCTTTTTGTGTTCCCCATTAGATCATAAGCTACAGGGacaatttgttttttctgtttttgtattcccagcacctagctcaaatatgttttgaatgaatgaaacgACTTTCAGCTTCATACCCAAAGCCAGTCCCCCTTCCGAACTTCTGGTCCACATAGCTAGTGGTCTACAGGTGACTCCACTCTTCTAATGACTCAGACCCAAAACCTGGGAGTCATCTTTGACCTCTCTGTTTTTGTCACCTCCTGGGACCTAAACCACTCACAAATCCTATCAGATCTACCTTCAAAGTACATCCAGTATCTCAGACAGTATGTACCTCCTGATGGAAGAACATAACCCAACTTAGGAAGCTGTCTTGTTAATTCCCAGGCTGTGAAAAACTCTTCAGGACAAACAacataatttcttcaaaaatatattgcaagagaagaaaaaatagtttcttcaCTGCATTGCAGTGAGAGTCATTggttacttacatttttttaaagtcggctccacacccagcatggagcccagtgcatggcttgaactcacaaccccaacatcaacacctgagctgaaaccaacagttggacgcttacactgttggtgggaatgcaaactggtacagccaccctggaaaacactatggaaaatagtttaaaaaaaaaacaccaaaaaccctAAGtaaagaactaccctacgatccagaaattacactactaggaatttatctaaaggatacaaacgTGCTGATCCGAAGGGgcatgtgtaccccaatgtttatagcaacgctaccaacaatagccaaattatgggaagagcccaaatgtccatcaactgatgaatggataaagaagataaagtgtatacatacaatagagTACTACTCAGTgacgaaaaagaatgaaatcttgccatttgcaacaatgtggatggaactagagtgtattatgctaagcaaaataagtcagagaaagccatATGGTTTTAGTCTTATGTGGAaattgagaaactcaacagataatcataggggaagggaaggaaaaataagataaaaacagagagggaggcaaaccttaagagactcttcaatacggagaacaaactgagggttgctggaggggaggtgggtgggggtatgggtTAATGGGTGACAGACATTAAGGAGGGaattgttgggaggagcactgggttctactcctcctgaagccaaggctacactgtatattaactgacttgaatttaaattgaaaacaatttttttaatttttgagagagagacagagagacagagagacagagtgtgaatggggaggggcagaaagggagggagacacagaaactgaagcaggctccaggctctgagctgtcagcacagagcccttaaggggcttgaactcacagaccgtgagatcatgatctgagcggaagtcagaagctcaaccaactgagccacccaggcgccccagaaataataataaaaaagagaataaagtcactcacaaacaacaacaaaaaagagttggacacttaactgactgaaccacacaggcccTCCAGAGACCTTCTTCACTGACCTGCAGTCTCTTCCCTATACTGCAGTGACAGTCATCCTTTAAACACattaaatcatttcctttttgttgaaGCTCTCACACGGCCTCTCGCTTGGACCTTCTGGAaccgctctctgcccttccctcctagCACTCAGCTGCTCATCTGCTCCCCCATCATCTGTCTGTGTCAGAAATACAAAATCTCTGGCAAGGCACACGAGGCCCTGGTGATGTGTCCTCTGTGTACCTCTCCTGGCTCACCACCCGGACCCCAGGCCTGCGGAACCACATGCACTCACCCATGCTCCTGTGTTTTAGCCACTCCTACCTGGACCTGCCTGCACTGGGAAGCCCAGGCTCGGTCAGGCCCAGCCCAGTGCCCTCTCTCTATCAGAACCCAACATAATCTGATCTGGTTCTGAGCAACTAGGGACTCAGGGTTTCGTTTTGTAATCGTGCCTTGCCTCATCAGTCTCCTTCCCCGGTCTCCGGCTCCTCAAAGGCACAGGCTACCTCTTATAACTCTATAGCCCTGGCCTGGACACAACACCTGAGACCCcaaattaaacatattttgaataaatgaattaaaattctcCATAAATTAGCACTGTTCCAGCTTTTAAATCTCTGTATACCGAAGTTTCTTATAACAAAGAATAACATCCTGACCCCTATGTGACATAGAAgtcagagtttttaaaattattggggAAAAAAGTGCTCTTCACTTCTCAGCAAAACATTCTAAGTAAATAGAATTGAGGTCTTAGACATCAAGAATGAAATCATAATTTACAAAACCTTAAGAAATGTAATCATACTTCTGCTATAACCAGTTCTTCCAGGAGTTGTCTAAACTTGggagaatttcattttaaaatctgcaCCCCAAGCCAACTCACCTGCTCACTGATGACCTTCCTCGGAGAATCAGCATCAAGGGGAGTAtactggggagggggagtggggacaAGGCAAGGGGTTCCTCTCTCCAGAAGGGAGACTGATAGCCGGCCAGGATTTGGGGAGGAGAAAGGTGAAGAGTTCTCAGATATGGAGGAAATTGCTTCTGCAAAGAGCTACTGAGGGGAGACAGAGGGCGTGGGACCGGTcaaccggggggtggggggggtgtgtgggggggtgggtaatgagaaaagaggaaggtgAGAAACAGGAGTAAAAGAACCCAAAGTGATTAATACAATATGCACAAGTAGGATTGCCTTGCAGGATTTGTTTTGATGCTTTTAATGGAGCTACTTTctcaattattaaaaattctttcaatatttaatCTGTTTTGCTAGATAAGTGAAGTTAGTTTCAGCAGGGAGCAGTTATCAAATTTTTGATTTGGATTTGATTTGGATTATCCTTCAAATACAAAACTGATGCTTACTGGCCAGACATTAGTAGGACTGGAAATTTGCGTTATTTTCCCTGTGTTGGTGATGGATTATGTTGCCTGAGCCACTGGCACTCCCTTTCACACTAGCTACTGTGACTAACTGCATGCATCTGAAGATAATTAAAGTTAGGAATATAGTCTGTGATGAGGGGAcattttttatgtgaaaaattacTAGCTTAAAacagtattaaatattttactccatgttatttttaatcccttttttaaaatgtttgtttttgagagagagagagagaggaagagagagagagagggagcaggggaggggcagagagagagagagggagacacagcatctgaagcagactccaggctctgagctgacagcacagagcctgatacgggccttgaactcacaactgtgagatcatgacccgagccgaaatcagacatttaactgactgagccacccaggcgcccgatttTACTCTatattcttgaaaagaaaaagtgtacagatttaaaaaatgattttataaggCAATATCCCAACATACAAGAGAAGGCAAATGCCCAGAGTGTAGAGGCATCAGAAATAAAGCAGCGGTGGTGTCAGGGAAAGCTGAGACCAGTACGGCCTCCTGAAGGCCATCACTGTAACAGCTATCATCATAAAGCTGCATTCATTTGTCATGCCTCTTTGCCTCACTGCCCGTTCAGTTTACATTAAGTATTTTTCTCTAAGGTgttgagaagaaacaaaaacgtGGGCTTTGAAGTCAGGGAGATCTGGCTTGGAATCCTGGTTCTGTCTGGTTGTGGGATCTTCTCAAAGTCACTACAAAATGTAGATAATGAAGTCTACTTCCCATGGTTGCTGGGAAAGACCTGAATGAAACAGCCCATGGGAAGAACCTTGCCAGATTCCTGGTACTAAGTGTAATTTGTTTCCCGAGGATGAGTAGAGTAGACAGAACACTTTCAACGCTCTCTGATTTATCACAAGGTCAGGCCTAGCCAAGGCATTAAATGATAAGAAGACTTCAATCtctcttatttctgctttttttttttaatgcatattccATTTGAGTCCTAAGCATGTAAGTAGGTATCATGGAACGTAAACaagtaaggaaacagaaatatattaaatgaataatatgTGAAACAATGCTGTGACTCACAAAGAGGAAATAGCCGCTTGACTGCACaaaagaattaacattaaaacatttaagagaCTTAACATAGAATAAGCTATTTTAATCAAGCAAAACcaaatttatattcattatttctaaaaataaaattagacttTTCCAACCCTTAACATCTGCATTTAATAATATCTTCTAACCAAAATACAGATGCTAAAACAGCAAATTACAATATATCTTGTACAGCATACAGTATGTTCACTGTTTACACCTACTTTAATTCTAGTTGGTCGTTATGTACTCAATGCATAAACATCACTCATGGTAAAGTTTTCACAATTAACAAAAATGTGACAAGGCTGTCTTAAAACGGCTCTGCTATAAATTGTATAGAATATACAGAATTACAaagtcaagtattttttttatcaaaatatacaCCCCTCCCTGAAACTAACACAAGCTATCAACATTTTAAACGAATAATacaattatagaaaatatttgcaaaattattttttcatgtataaatatTCTGCCATATTTACTTTGGTCTAGAATTATCAGCATACAAGTCCACTTAAAAAATTTCCACATGTAAGGGCTAGGAGACATCACTAcatgtaataattttatatttggagTTACCTCAAATCAAAATGACTGAAATACACAGTAATTCTCTTTGATTAATAATCCCAATtgagataaaataaattagtagatCACCGAATTACCTATTCAATATTCTAATTATCAATTCAGAAATGATTTTCATAAGCCCTTTGTGACCATCTCTTTTAACAAAACCCAAATGAGTAGTgcaggtatacatatatacaacgtATAAAATAAGGATGAATTTTGCTTGcatttccccattttcctctATTACATAATACTGTATGTAAGTAAGTGAAAGTAGATCAACAAAAGATAAATGCAGATGCAATATTGGGGTTACTTAACAGCAAAATACTACTGTATAAAAAGGTCAGCTTTGATCGTGTCCTTCTCTGGGTGTTTAAATGCTTTCTTGCCCACCCAAATCCGTATTAAGTCTTCTTCAAGGAGACATCACAATACTTGAAGAGAGAAACTGGAGTCCTTTGAACTACTTCTTCATTATGGTGACTCTGCAACCTTGAATAACCTTGGGCTTCCATCTATCAAATCCCATGAACATGAATAGCTGTAGGTCACCCTTAAACCAGGTTCCAGGTTCTGCTCACACTGGTGATCAAAGGGTGGgaatgttttctctctccctcctattCTGGCAGTTTATAACCTAAGAATGATGAGTTCCAGCTTCCCAGAACCTAGTCCACATGATGGAATATCCTACAGCGCAATTAGACTTGGAGGGCAATGGTGATGGTGTGGGGCAGCATAAAAGAACATGAAACAACTTAAGTGGGTTTTTAGCAAGGGAGCCAGGTGTCTGCAAACATGAAGACAAGGCATCTGGCTTTGGGGATAGGTTTCTGAGTCATATAAGTAAGTGATGGAATCGTATTACTCCACAGTCTATCTCTCCTCCAACCTCCCCCAAAACAAAGCTACTGTTTGAGGCAAGGAAGGTCATCGCTTCCTCTTGCCCACTCAAGTCATTAATGGGTGAGGTGGGAGGTGTCTTTCTGATGCCCTTTTGTTTTATATTAGTATATACTTGTGGGCTGCATAATCTCCAAGAAGGCTAATAATCACTGGGATTAGGCTTTCTGTCATTTTCAAGTGCCTGGGAATTCACCACCATATGCATGCTTTGCACTAAATTTCCTGGACACTCCTTCAGTGGAATGGGATGTGTCAGGTTTTAACTTAAACCCTGGAGACTGATTAAGTCTGTCTGAAATAGACCTCTACATCCATGGCCTTGTGATGGATGGAAGACTGCAGGGAGTTTCAGAAGAATTTgacccttctttattttctgaagtgAGGCCACTGCAAAGTAATATACAGCACAGGTGATCAGAGAAAAATTCTGGGAGGGCTCTCCCCCATAGATAAGGCATGACCTATTTTTTCTGTGACTGGAGTAGACCAGTTCTAGTAATAGCTCAGCCAGAACTTCAAGGGAACAGCATTCCATCTAAAAGCATACAACGTGCTCTTAAATCATATCAAGATGCTTTCTACTGATTTTTCCATTAGTCCTCATTATTTGCAGATCTATTGCTCGTCATTATAATTCTCTACAGGGGACATGGATAGTTAAAAGTCATAgtgatttatatatgtattttacaaggCTTGTGTTGCAGAAAAGTAGTTCTAGATAATGTATGAATGTCCTACTTAAGTTACTCAATTTCACACATATTTTCAgctataatattaaatatttcttatatatccactaatttaaacaatttttaatagcACAGAAGCTGGATGGGAAAAATGACTGTCATAGCTCGTTTACCTTCTAACATATTTATGAAGATGATGTTTTCATGATATCCGACCCTCGTTTTCTCCAGTAACTAAAGATAGCTCAGCAGCCAGTTCCTATTAGCACTTACTAGAAAGTTCTAAATTAGGCTAACattagactctttttttttccactggcaGAAATACCACAGCTAAGAACTTCATAAACTTCCACAAGATACTTGGGATACTGGAGGATTCAGCTATTTCATTTTTGTGCACTTTGCATGAAGTTAATGCTAAAACCCAAAGTAGATATTAGGATCCTTTTTCTGGAATTTTCacaaatgagattttcttttttacatttcacTCCTTCATGACTGTtgtgtgaacaaaacaaaactaaacttaaaaaaaaaaaacacacacaccagaagaaacagctaaaaacaccccaaaacaacaAACCCACCAACTTATAGTTTTGAAGATTTTTCTAAGTATCACCACTCAAAGGACATTTTCAACAATGGTTTGCACATTATCCTTTTGGTCATTGTCTTCTGAATCATTGACATGTGGGTTCTCCAGAGGATTTGAGTTCTCATGGCACATGTCACCTTCGACTTTCTCCCGCTGACTTGGGCTCTTGAATAAGTGTTTCTTCTGGTGCATTCCAAGGGCAGCAGCTGTTTTGCAAATTTTGGGGCACTGGAAGCAGGCATAGCCCTTCCCATCATGTTCCCAAATGTGCCTCTGCTCATGATTCCTTTTTGTGGAAAGGTACAAAAAACTCTGAAAGCAGAACTGACAGTGGTAACGCTTTTCGCCGGTGTGGATTCTTTCGTGGATTTTGAGCGTCTCGTTCAACGTGAATGCCTTGTTGCAGTACTGACAGATGAACTCCTTCACGCCCAGGTGGATGCGTTCGTGTTTCTGTAAGTTTCCCTGCACCGAGAAGCACCGCCCGCAGGTCTTGCACTGGTAcggcttctctccagtgtgacACCGCATGTGCATCTTGAGCGTGGAAGGGCTCTGGAACTGCTTGGCACAGAACTCGCAGGCGTAAGGCCTAGCAGTGAGATGCCTGTGGGGCCTTCCTTGATTGCCGGCCCCCGAGGCTTTGTCTCCATCGCAGAGTTCGCACTGCAGCTTGGgcatctctttattttcttcttcctcaaagGCCTTCTCCTGAGGAGCTTTCCCCACAGCGCAGTCCAGTTCTGCTGGGTATTTACACTTATTGCTTGGGCTCCTGTGTTCATGTTCTTTCTTCCAGTTGAccttcctcattttcctcaactgtctggatttctttttgggTTTGTAGTTGTAGTAAGGACGCCAAGGTTTGTCAGTGGAATCCTGGTCGCTGGCGTCATCGAACATCTCGTTCATTTCCACACACTCGGACTGGCAGAGCCCGAGTGGGCTGTCTCTGTTGGCTTCTGGGTCACTCTCTTGTGGCAAGGTCTCCTCCTGCACTTGATACTTGGGTCTTCTCCCTCTTTTATAGAACAACTTAGATCCTAGGATGTGCCTTTTCACGATGGCTTCGTTTCCGATTTTCACCGTTATCTGGCAAAGGGGCGCCACGTTGCTGTTTGTGGAGGTTCCTGGCAGAGCAGGCTTTGCAATGTAGGTTTCAATTTTACTGGTTTCTTTCATACTTGCGGTTTTGCTCAATGACCCTCCGGGATCAGCGACGTATTTGGACTCCTCTGCTACCTCCCCCTTGTTACACGGCACgatcttctttttctccttaatgCTTTTGGGTCTGCTGACGACCCTGCCCGCTTTGTCAGGCTCGAGTTTGCTGTCGTCTTTCAGGGGCTGACTGCCTGCTGGGTCCAAAGGGGCTCTGTGGCTGCTGCTGGTCATGGCGGCAACGGCGTTGCTGTGCATTATCACTGATGAGAACTGGCTACTATGCACAATGACCGAGGGTGCTGAGCCACTGTAGCTGATCACAGAGGCTGCGTTCTCACTGCCACCACTCAAAGACGAAACAGGCACGTCCCCTGCTGGGAGGTCAGAACTGACAGCATTCTCAGTGGAAGAAACCGACACCTCGGTAGAATAAAAGTTATTGTCGAGATCAACTTTCAGTGCTTCCTCTCCCCACTTGGTCCCCTCTGCGCTCTGTACGTTGGCAGAAGCGGGCATGTCCTGGCGTGCAGATGTTTCCAAGGGGACGGCTGGACTGCTGGTGAGGGTGTTGACGCGGTCTTGGAAATTCAGCGTCGGTAACTCAGAGCTGTGTGGATTCTGAATGACATAGGGACCAGATGCTGACGCATTCATCTGACTGCTTTCTCGAGCATTTTCATAGGAAGAATTTCGGTAGCTCTTATAAGGAGCCCTCTTGCATTTCATAGGCAGTAGCCTGTAAAGTTTATATGGATACACACTAGGCTTCAAGCCTCCATTTGCTGTTTTTTTACTGATGGAAAGTCTGTGATCTATGGCATGGAAAGACTTCTGATGGTTTTTGAGAATATAATAGGTCATGAAAGTTTCAAGGCAGAAAATGCACTGATAGCGCCTCTCCCCTGTATGCCAAATTTCATGTCTTGTCCTGTACTCAGCCAGTGCAAATACTTTGTTGCAGTAATGACACGGATATGTTCTTCTCCACGAGTGAACATTTGCATGTCTTCGGAGGCTGGATAAAGTCACGTAACTACGTTTGCATACAACACAGCTGTAGAGCATCTGCCCATTAACAAATTTAACCATGTGGTCCGTTTCTGGCAAGGTACTTCCGGTACTGGAAAACTCACCAATCCTGTTTTCAGAGAGCAACGGTTCTGGACCTGTGAACGAACTTCCATTCTGTCCGATGGTTGGATAGTTTTCTAAAAAGCGCTGGTTTCCTCCGGGAACAGGCATGTGGCTGGACCTCATACAAATCTGCTCGTGCCGATCCAGTCTGTTCAGGGTGCTGAACTGCTTGTTGCAGTACTTGCACACTAACGGCTCCTGGGTTGGCTTGTGGAGCTGCATGTGGGCACTGAGCAAAGTGCTACTGTCAAAGGACTTAGAACAACAGCTGCAGTTGTACACAAGAGGTGGGACCTCTGCCGTCGGCGGCCCAGGGACGTCAGaggatttattttcatcttccttgGAAAAACGGAGATCTCCTTcgttgttgggagattttgaacAAGGAAGAACGGCAGGCAGCTCTGGACTTCTTTCCTGATTAACCTCTGAgctggttgctggagggggtggtcTATTTTCTGCAGCTGAATCGGAAGCCTGGGGTATGGAGACTGTCTTTGGCTTTCGGCACGTTTTCAGTTTTGCTGCTAGAGCTTCACAGGTTTCTTTACCTGTTTTACCAGGCGAACTGCTGTCGTGTTCACGTACGGGCTGACTTCTGTATGCCTCGGCCACGGAGGAAACGGCATACGAGTGCTCTGCCAGCGTGCGGACGGGCTCTGCCTCGTGGCACACGTCAGTCCTCTCCAGGCAGAGGCTGGTGGTTCTCATGGAGTCAGAGACCTTTTTGAAACTTGCTCTCAAGTCCAGTGGAGAGAACATGTTATTACTATTTTCTGTTTCAATGATGGAAAATGCATTTGTGATCCTTGGCCCATTGGTGATGGCAGGTTCTTCgtgccttttttcatttttttcttctttaaccacTCCCTTTTCAGTAATGCAGAATACATAGGGACCAGGGGAATTTGAGAAGTTGCGATCAGTAAGGTCTTCCAAGAAGGATATTCCCAGCTTTTTCCCTGCAGCTGCAAGATCCGTGACTGTTTCCTGTCTCTTGACGACAACTGTGGAGCTGTAGATATAATTAAGGATCTCTGTAAACACTTCAGCTTTGAGATCATCCAGTTCCAGGACATGGCTGGAAATACAGATTGTATGGCtccaaaagatatttttgaaataaaggcTTGAAGCAGCCAGGACATTGCTGTGGGCTTTAAATTTGGTGTCTTCCACAATAATAGTGACATCGCATAAAATGCCCCGAATGCGCTGCTCATTTAAGATGGAGAGCACTGTGTCACTGTGCAAGTCGTCCTTGAGGTCCCTGGAAAGGGACATGACTGTCATCTGAAACAAGAGGAGAGAAATGGTCAGAGACCCTTCCAAAActagtttctttccttccttctttttttaaagtaagctctatgcccagcgtggggctcaaactcacaacctcaagttcaagaatcatatgctctaccaactgagccagccaggcgccccaacaagtagtttctttatttctagacaattttcaatgtttttgaaaaacttttttttttgtatgaaaataCAGGTTTTTATCTCATTTGCTGTTACTTGCAAGACTTGGAGTCAACATTAGAAACTAAATCTTGATCTCGCCCCAGCCTGTTTCTCATACCATTGCTAATAGTTGTTATAGTTGGAAATCCTCCCAGAACTCTTTCTCCAAAGCCGTAGCTATATATACACGTCCAAATTTGGGAGAAGGAGGGTTTCCCCCCCAAATGTGAAGGGTCTCATCATCACTCAAGGCTGCTGCATTGAACTCCTAGAGCTGGGCAATGCCATGGTCCTGCCACAAACGTCCTATTTTCATAGATAACCCTGAGGACCCGATCCAAACATCATTTATGAAGCaggaagatgatttttttttttaaaaaagctttcccTAAGTAAGCAGTACCTGTATACAGAGGTACTGCCCACTCAGAGAAGAAGAACTGGAGAAGCCATTCTAATTTGTGGCTCTGAAAGGTCTCTCAATGGAAACCCTCAGTCTGCATGACCCAGTCTGACCACCAGGGGTTCCCTGTCTCTCTGCGTTACTGGCCATATCTCATACTTtctctaatttccctttttattacaGCCAAAGTAGATTAGGGTTTTCAAAAAGGGCTCGGTGACGTACTGAAGGCACACGAAAAAGAAACAATGCACAAAACCAAGAAAGCATGTCTCTGAGTCtactctcattgtggtttggatttgaaggtatctctttaagatcctgatttcaattccttcAGACATATACCCataagtgagattgctggatcacatggtagttctatttttaatttcttgaggaatctccatactcttttccatagtagctgtactaatttacattcccaccaacagtgcacaagggctcccttttgtCCAACCCTTCATCAACATTTGttctctcttatctttttgatggtagccattctgacaggtgtgagctgatatttcattgtggttttgacttacatttccctggtggttagtgatgttgagcactttttcatatgtctgtttgtCATCtttatgccttctttggaaaaatgtctaatcggattatttgtggggttttggtgttgagttgtataaattatttacatgttatggatattaaccccttatcagatatatcattcgaaaatatcttttcccatttggcaggttgcctttttgttttgttgatggtttcctttactgtgcaaaaggCTCTGATTTTAGTGTAGTCCACCAgttgattttttgctttttttcccttccctcaggagacatatctagaaaaatgattctatggccaatgtcaaagaaattactgcctgtgctctcttcaagggtttttatggttgcaggtctcacattgaggtctttcatccattttgagtttatttttgtacatggtgtaagaaaatggtccaggttcattcttctgcatgtggctgtccagttgtcccagcaccagtaattccactactgggtattcaccccaagaaaataaaaacacgaatttgaaaagatatatgcaaccctatgtttatttcagcattatttacaacagccaagatatggaagcagcctgtgTCTGCTgacagattaatggataaagtagatgtggt from Panthera uncia isolate 11264 chromosome C2, Puncia_PCG_1.0, whole genome shotgun sequence encodes the following:
- the ZBTB38 gene encoding zinc finger and BTB domain-containing protein 38 codes for the protein MTVMSLSRDLKDDLHSDTVLSILNEQRIRGILCDVTIIVEDTKFKAHSNVLAASSLYFKNIFWSHTICISSHVLELDDLKAEVFTEILNYIYSSTVVVKRQETVTDLAAAGKKLGISFLEDLTDRNFSNSPGPYVFCITEKGVVKEEKNEKRHEEPAITNGPRITNAFSIIETENSNNMFSPLDLRASFKKVSDSMRTTSLCLERTDVCHEAEPVRTLAEHSYAVSSVAEAYRSQPVREHDSSSPGKTGKETCEALAAKLKTCRKPKTVSIPQASDSAAENRPPPPATSSEVNQERSPELPAVLPCSKSPNNEGDLRFSKEDENKSSDVPGPPTAEVPPLVYNCSCCSKSFDSSTLLSAHMQLHKPTQEPLVCKYCNKQFSTLNRLDRHEQICMRSSHMPVPGGNQRFLENYPTIGQNGSSFTGPEPLLSENRIGEFSSTGSTLPETDHMVKFVNGQMLYSCVVCKRSYVTLSSLRRHANVHSWRRTYPCHYCNKVFALAEYRTRHEIWHTGERRYQCIFCLETFMTYYILKNHQKSFHAIDHRLSISKKTANGGLKPSVYPYKLYRLLPMKCKRAPYKSYRNSSYENARESSQMNASASGPYVIQNPHSSELPTLNFQDRVNTLTSSPAVPLETSARQDMPASANVQSAEGTKWGEEALKVDLDNNFYSTEVSVSSTENAVSSDLPAGDVPVSSLSGGSENAASVISYSGSAPSVIVHSSQFSSVIMHSNAVAAMTSSSHRAPLDPAGSQPLKDDSKLEPDKAGRVVSRPKSIKEKKKIVPCNKGEVAEESKYVADPGGSLSKTASMKETSKIETYIAKPALPGTSTNSNVAPLCQITVKIGNEAIVKRHILGSKLFYKRGRRPKYQVQEETLPQESDPEANRDSPLGLCQSECVEMNEMFDDASDQDSTDKPWRPYYNYKPKKKSRQLRKMRKVNWKKEHEHRSPSNKCKYPAELDCAVGKAPQEKAFEEEENKEMPKLQCELCDGDKASGAGNQGRPHRHLTARPYACEFCAKQFQSPSTLKMHMRCHTGEKPYQCKTCGRCFSVQGNLQKHERIHLGVKEFICQYCNKAFTLNETLKIHERIHTGEKRYHCQFCFQSFLYLSTKRNHEQRHIWEHDGKGYACFQCPKICKTAAALGMHQKKHLFKSPSQREKVEGDMCHENSNPLENPHVNDSEDNDQKDNVQTIVENVL